A DNA window from Equus quagga isolate Etosha38 chromosome 21, UCLA_HA_Equagga_1.0, whole genome shotgun sequence contains the following coding sequences:
- the LOC124231267 gene encoding oligodendrocyte transcription factor 2 — protein sequence MDSDASLVSSRPSSPEPDDLFLPARSKGSGGSGFTGGTVSSSTPSDCPPELSAELRGAMGTAGAHPGDKLGGGGFKSSSSSTSSSTSSAAASSTKKDKKQMTEPELQQLRLKINSRERKRMHDLNIAMDGLREVMPYAHGPSVRKLSKIATLLLARNYILMLTNSLEEMKRLVSEIYGGHHAGFHPSACGGLAHSAPLPAATAHPAAAAHAAHHPAVHHPILPPAAAAAAAAAAAAAVSSASLPGSGLSSVGSIRPPHGLLKSPSAAAAAPLGGGGGGSGGSGGFQHWGGMPCPCSMCQVPPPHHHVSAMGTGSLPRLTSDAK from the coding sequence ATGGACTCGGACGCCAGCCTGGTGTCCAGCCGTCCGTCGTCGCCAGAGCCCGATGACCTTTTTCTGCCCGCCCGGAGTAAgggcagcggcggcagcggctTTACGGGAGGCACCGTGTCTTCGTCCACGCCGAGCGACTGCCCGCCAGAGCTGAGCGCCGAGCTGCGTGGCGCCATGGGCACGGCGGGCGCGCACCCCGGGGACAAGCTGGGCGGCGGCGGCTTCAAGTCATCCTCGTCCAGCACCTCATCGTCCACGTCGTCGGCGGCCGCGTCGTCCACCAAGAAGGACAAGAAACAGATGACAGAGCCCGAGCTGCAGCAGCTGCGCCTCAAAATCAACAGCCGCGAGCGCAAGCGTATGCACGACCTCAACATCGCCATGGATGGGCTGCGCGAGGTCATGCCCTACGCGCACGGCCCGTCCGTGCGCAAGCTCTCCAAGATCGCCACGCTGCTGCTGGCGCGCAACTACATCCTCATGCTCACCAACTCGCTGGAGGAGATGAAGCGGCTGGTGAGCGAGATCTACGGCGGCCACCACGCCGGCTTCCACCCGTCGGCCTGCGGCGGCCTGGCGCACTCAGCGCCCCTGCCCGCCGCCACGGCGCACCCCGCGGCCGCCGCGCACGCCGCGCACCACCCAGCTGTGCACCATCCCATCCTGCCTCcggccgccgccgctgccgccgctgctgccgccgccgccgcggtgTCCAGCGCCTCCCTGCCCGGCTCCGGGTTGTCGTCGGTCGGCTCCATTCGGCCCCCGCACGGCCTGCTCAAGTCTCCGTCGGCAGCGGCGGCGGCCCCGCTGGGGGGCGGAGGCGGCGGCAGCGGGGGCAGCGGCGGCTTCCAGCACTGGGGCGGTATGCCCTGCCCCTGCAGCATGTGTCAGGTGCCACCGCCGCACCACCACGTGTCGGCCATGGGCACCGGCAGCCTGCCGCGCCTCACCTCCGACGCTAAGTGA